The Natronolimnobius baerhuensis DNA segment ACATGCCAATGTTGCGCCACTCCGCGCGCGTCAACGGCTTCACTGGGCTCGCGGTCAACCACATCGACGTGCTTGCCGGGCTGGACGAAGTGAAAGTCGGCCACAGCTACGACCTCGATGGCGAGGAACTCGAGGCGATGCCCCCAACGACCGAGGAGTGGGGTCGCTGTGAGGCGAACCTCCGGACGTTCGACGGCTGGGAGGCAGTCGACTGGGCCGCCGTCGCGGCGGAGGGCTACGACGCCATCCCCGAGAACGCACGCGCGTATCTCGAGTACCTCAGTGACGAACTCGACGCACCAATCTATGCGGTTGGCGTCGGACCTGGGCGCGAGGAAACCGTCGTCGTCGAGAATCCATACGAGTAACGCGAAGAGTACGACCGAGTACCGCATGCGGGCCGCCCGCCACACTCGTCACGCGGCGCGTTCCCGAAACCTTTTGCTGGATGCGGCCAGCCTACGTAGTATGAAGGAGTCGTTGCTGGAGATCCTCCGCTGCCCGCTGGACAAACACGAGTTGGAACTCGAAGACGCAGAGTATGGCGATGACGATGAGGAAATCGTCTCGGGAACGCTCGTCTGTACCGAATGCGGCGAGCGCTACCCAATCGAGGATGGCATCCCGAACCTGCTCCCACCTGACATGCGCGAGGAAACCCCGGCCTGATCGACCGTGCCCGTCTCTCGGACCGAGGTCACCGTTCACGTCAACCGCGAGGCCACCGATACGCTCGAGACAGACATGCCTGCGCTCGAGGCTCGCGGGTCGTTTGCACTTCATCTGCAGGGACATGACACCCCTGCACACGTCCACTGTCGGCTCAACGGCGACAGACGCTTTTCCCAGATCGTCTCGATTGACGGGCCGAACTACTACGTCGAGGCCAATGATATGATTACCGTTCCTATCTCGGTCGCCGCGACCGATATCGACGGCTCACTCGAGGGCGAACTCGAGGTGCTGACAGGCTACGGATCCGAGTCAGTAACAATCGACGTGACCGTCAAACCGAAACCGGCCACCGTCGACATCGATGAATCGTTTTCGAAGCCGCGAGCCGAGACAACGACTGAGCAGTCGCCCCTCGAGCAGGCACTCGAGCGCGCCAGCGCAGTTGGCCTCGAGCCAGGCACACTCGCACTCGCTGCACTGGGTGTGCTCGCACTCGGTATCGGCGTCTCGACGGCGGCAACGATTGGCGGCCCGGCAGCAATGATCGCCTTGCTGGTCGTCGTCGGTGGCGTGACCACGGCGCTGGCACTGGTTCTCAGCTAAGAGTTACTCGGAGCGCTCTCGAGCGTCAAGTTCGCCGTCATCAAAGCGCTTCGCTCGCAGGTATCGCGCGCGATACCGATTTGCGCCGTCATTTACGTCGGCTTCGCGGATGTCATCAACCCGGCCGTCGGCGACCGCATCGATGAGATCCGCGAGCTGGTTCCACTCGCTCGTCGTCAACTCGAGTTCGTACGTTTTCTCGGTTTCAGACTCGAGGATCGCCCATTTACGGGCGGCAGCGACGACAAGCGAGCAGGGCTCTCGACACGGGAACGGGCCGTCGCCGCCTGCAGGCTCGAGATCGTCGCCTGCGTCGTACTCCCATTCGCGTCGGCGCAGACACTGTGAGTCGACACAGCAGGCTTCGGCCAGCCAGTTGAGTGCCTCGCGTGGCAACTCATCGATCACGTCGTAGATGCCGGTCTGGCGCGCGGCGGTATCGACCCAGTGGTCGACGTCCAGATTCCCACGCTGCTCGCGGTGCCAGTTGGCAATCGTCGCCGGGTAGATGAACCCGACGGTGTCGACCAGTTCCTGTCCCGAGAGGCCGGTGAATGCCCACCCTGAGCGAAGCGTCGGCGCGGTCTTGAGCGGGCGATAGCGGCCGTCTTCGTCGGTCGTCGCAATCTTGCGCGCGTCTCGTGGCTCATCGAGCACCTCGAGTTCCTCGAGCGCCGTGTCGGCGTCGTCGACGTGCCAGCAGTCATAAACGCGCTCGCCGTTCGGGTCGTCATTGTCAAGAAAGCGGGCAGTGATCGCCAGTTGCCCCCACTCGCGGTCGATGCCAGTC contains these protein-coding regions:
- a CDS encoding methytransferase partner Trm112, yielding MKESLLEILRCPLDKHELELEDAEYGDDDEEIVSGTLVCTECGERYPIEDGIPNLLPPDMREETPA
- a CDS encoding DUF7524 family protein; translated protein: MPVSRTEVTVHVNREATDTLETDMPALEARGSFALHLQGHDTPAHVHCRLNGDRRFSQIVSIDGPNYYVEANDMITVPISVAATDIDGSLEGELEVLTGYGSESVTIDVTVKPKPATVDIDESFSKPRAETTTEQSPLEQALERASAVGLEPGTLALAALGVLALGIGVSTAATIGGPAAMIALLVVVGGVTTALALVLS
- a CDS encoding DR2241 family protein, with the protein product MTALETAVDTLLEHADDGPVAFDGIRLESDGEETYTLSTPTIERDGLEAAVLRDVLTGLDDLEPYVRNWYHWQVRTGGEGTARRAFLRWCEHAPRSTDETQGAEPGDESLTPPERDAALETGIDREWGQLAITARFLDNDDPNGERVYDCWHVDDADTALEELEVLDEPRDARKIATTDEDGRYRPLKTAPTLRSGWAFTGLSGQELVDTVGFIYPATIANWHREQRGNLDVDHWVDTAARQTGIYDVIDELPREALNWLAEACCVDSQCLRRREWEYDAGDDLEPAGGDGPFPCREPCSLVVAAARKWAILESETEKTYELELTTSEWNQLADLIDAVADGRVDDIREADVNDGANRYRARYLRAKRFDDGELDARERSE